The sequence CATTCTTAAATACGGAGCCCTTGGCATAGATAGATGTAAAAAGCGTTCATAATCATAACGAGAACCTGTATGTTCAATACATTTAGCAAATTCATAGGTTTGATTGTATACGGTTGGGGAAAAAATAATAGATGCCAGCTTTTTTCCTAATTCAATACGATTCGTTAAGTTTGTAAAATTATGTACATAGCAACCATATAACTGCTGAGACATGGTTGGTATGAGTACTGCATTCATTATCAATAAATTTTGCAATAAATATGGCGGTTGACAAAATACACGCTGTTTAAAAAAGGACTGTTTGATGACAGGAGCTTGAATAACATTTTGCTCATTAATAATCAATGCTTGAACTAAGCGGTCTTCATCTAAGTGTTTCCAAAAATGAAACCACTCTTTTACCATATACGTAGATACTTTAAAAGATGACAAAAGGTGAAACAATGGTTTATTATATTGTCTGGATAACTGATAAATCAAAAGCTGTGGAAAAGCATCGGAAAAGATTAACCAATTTGCTCTTTCATAGGTTATAAATAATCGTTGTCTTTCTTTTGTACCTAATAAATAACGAAAAGGTTCTAACTCTAAATCTGTCATATTCCATCCTGCATTTCTGGATACAATACTTGCTAAAAATGCCCATTTTATTTCAGGAAATTGTAAATAAAACGAAAAATACGCTTTCGTTCGAGAAATATTATCTCGATTATGTTCCTTTGTTTTATTTGTTATATAATGAATGTAGGAGCGTGATAGCAAATCATTACACATGCTTCGATCCTGCTTTCTTTTTGTTTTTTAACATGCAGCAAGATGTTTAACTGTATACATTTTTTGAAATGGCATTTTTTTCTTACTAGATATGGTAAAATGCAAGGAGGATTTAAAATTGAATTACCCAAACGGTAAAAAAAGGAATGGCAGTGTTTCTAATCATCGTCCATATCGGTTTGGAAATCGCGGTATGACGCTTGAAGAAGATATAAATGATACAAATACGTATTACTTAGCAATAAAAAGAGCTGTCATTCATAAAAAACCAACCCCTGTACAAATTGTGCGAGTTAATTATCCGAAGCGTAGTGCAGCGGTTATTACAGAAGCTTATTTTAAACAAGCGTCAACAACAGATTATAATGGAGTATACCGTGAAAAATATATTGATTTTGAAGCAAAGGAAACGAAAAATAAAACAATTTTCCCCTTAGCTAATATACATGATCACCAAATCGAACATATGAAAGCAGTGGTCGAACAAGGAGGAATTAGTTTCATGATTATCCGCTTTTCGACACTTGATGAAACTTACTTTTTCCCTGCTGAGAAACTTTTTAAACACTGGAACGTCAAATTAAACGGTGGAAGAAAATCCATTCCGTATCAGACGATCCAGCAAAAGGGATACCTTATCCCTTTTCAATATAAGGCAAGAGTTGACTATTTAGCAATTATTGATAAGCTTTATTTTTAGAGACGGAGGAATGAAGCGATGGCAAATAACAGCCCATCTCGTACAGCGAGAAGAAAACAAAAAAAATCAAAGAAAAAACCTTTATGGAAAAAAATATTCCTTTCTTTATTTATTATTTTTGTAGTACTAGTAATAGGTGCAAGTGCAACTGCTGCCTATTGGATTGCTACTGCACCAGATTTGGATAAGTCCAAGCTGTCCGATCCGCTTGCATCTGAAATACTTGATAAAGACGGAAAGGCTTTTGCAGTTTTAGGAGAAAAGAACCGAACAAAAATTAGTTATAGTGATTTACCACAAGTATTAATTGATGCCGTAACAGCGACAGAGGATGCCAGATTTTTTGAACACTCGGGTATTGATTTACGAAGAATTGGCGCCGCGGTTATTGCTAATATTAAAGATGGATTCGGTTCTGAAGGAGCAAGTACAATTACACAACAAGTAGTAGAAAAATCCTTCTTGTCAGCGGATAAAAAAATCAGCTTGAAGGTTCAGGAACAATGGCTTGCCTTACAGCTTGAAAGAGATTATTCTAAAGAAGAAATTTTAGAAATGTATTTAAACAAAATATTTTATGGAAGTAATGCTTACGGTGTAGCAGCAGCTGCTGAAACGTATTTTGGCAAAGAGGATTTAAATGATCTTACTTTGCCAGAAGCAGCTATTCTAGCAGGTCTACCGCAACGTCCAACGGCCTATAATCCATTTAAAAATCCAGAGCTTACGAAAGAGAGAATGAATACCGTATTAAAATTAATGGTACGTCATGGCAAAATTACCGAAAAACAGGCAGAAGAAGCTAGAAAAGTGGATATCCCTTCCCTGCTAGTAAAATCAAAACCTGATTCTACACCTTATGAAGCATTCATTCAGCAAGTGGAAAAGGAAGTAAAAGAAAAGGTTGATGGTGCTGATATATATAC is a genomic window of Virgibacillus proomii containing:
- the recU gene encoding Holliday junction resolvase RecU gives rise to the protein MNYPNGKKRNGSVSNHRPYRFGNRGMTLEEDINDTNTYYLAIKRAVIHKKPTPVQIVRVNYPKRSAAVITEAYFKQASTTDYNGVYREKYIDFEAKETKNKTIFPLANIHDHQIEHMKAVVEQGGISFMIIRFSTLDETYFFPAEKLFKHWNVKLNGGRKSIPYQTIQQKGYLIPFQYKARVDYLAIIDKLYF
- a CDS encoding DUF2515 family protein, with the protein product MCNDLLSRSYIHYITNKTKEHNRDNISRTKAYFSFYLQFPEIKWAFLASIVSRNAGWNMTDLELEPFRYLLGTKERQRLFITYERANWLIFSDAFPQLLIYQLSRQYNKPLFHLLSSFKVSTYMVKEWFHFWKHLDEDRLVQALIINEQNVIQAPVIKQSFFKQRVFCQPPYLLQNLLIMNAVLIPTMSQQLYGCYVHNFTNLTNRIELGKKLASIIFSPTVYNQTYEFAKCIEHTGSRYDYERFLHLSMPRAPYLRMVYPIITHRDIIRKDWYKSGGIKRKWLKNQNVNISSKTGKTFYQKRQFMYVYFHVKRAITMKNHFS